The Nitrospira sp. genome contains a region encoding:
- a CDS encoding glycosyltransferase family 2 protein encodes MTLSTYIIAYNEAMKIADAINSVLWADEIIVVDSASTDETARIAQDLGARVVQIPFQGFGHLRNQAIEVCTHEWIFSLDTDERCTPEVRDEILTVLADTPIHDAYLVPRRNYFMGRWITHSGWYPNFRQPQLFRKGAMKYAESPVHEGYELLTAKPVGRLTHAIWQIPFKDFEEVVKKANRYSSLGALKLADRRVSMGAALFHGLWSFLKHYVVKRGFLDGWPGFVIAFGNFEGTFYRYAKRFEQQEMWPPPKQMPLRRPGHAPPK; translated from the coding sequence ATGACTCTTTCGACGTATATCATCGCCTACAACGAGGCAATGAAGATTGCCGATGCCATCAATAGCGTGTTATGGGCGGATGAAATCATCGTGGTCGATTCTGCCAGTACGGATGAGACGGCTCGGATCGCGCAGGACTTGGGAGCCCGTGTCGTCCAAATTCCGTTTCAGGGTTTCGGCCATCTACGAAATCAAGCCATCGAGGTCTGTACGCATGAGTGGATTTTCAGCCTCGATACGGATGAACGGTGCACACCTGAAGTCCGGGATGAGATCCTCACGGTTCTTGCTGATACTCCCATACACGACGCCTATCTGGTACCGAGGCGGAATTACTTCATGGGACGTTGGATCACACATTCCGGCTGGTATCCGAATTTCCGCCAACCGCAGTTGTTTCGGAAAGGGGCCATGAAATATGCGGAATCTCCGGTCCACGAAGGCTACGAACTCTTGACTGCCAAGCCGGTCGGACGACTGACGCATGCGATTTGGCAGATCCCCTTCAAGGACTTTGAAGAGGTCGTCAAGAAGGCCAACCGCTATTCGTCGCTTGGAGCGCTGAAGCTTGCCGATCGACGCGTGTCGATGGGAGCGGCCCTGTTTCACGGCCTCTGGTCATTTCTCAAACATTATGTGGTCAAGCGAGGATTTTTGGACGGCTGGCCCGGATTCGTCATCGCTTTCGGAAATTTTGAGGGAACATTTTATCGCTATGCGAAGCGATTCGAACAGCAGGAGATGTGGCCGCCTCCCAAACAGATGCCGCTTCGGCGACCCGGTCACGCCCCTCCGAAATGA
- a CDS encoding glycosyltransferase family 2 protein → MKTAVIVTTYNRPDALAAVLEGYCGQSDHDFELVVADDGSNEETAEVVRQFARRAPFSLAHIWQEDLGFRAAAIRNRAVASTNADYIIFTDGDCVPSRHFVRVHKRLAEPGYFLGSNRVLLASELTNRVVHERLPIHAWGGIEWVLSWSRREVNRVLPLMTLPDGGFRKWTPGRWKGIKTCNLSAWRADLIRVNGLDESYEGWGLEDSDLVIRLLHAGVKHKNARFAATVFHLWHPEQDRMKLATNQKRLDELLQSTAVRAAIGLDRHASL, encoded by the coding sequence ATGAAAACCGCGGTGATCGTTACCACGTACAATCGTCCTGATGCGCTGGCGGCTGTATTGGAAGGGTATTGCGGCCAAAGCGATCACGATTTTGAGCTGGTCGTTGCGGATGACGGTTCGAATGAAGAGACGGCGGAGGTCGTTCGGCAGTTTGCGCGGCGCGCACCGTTCTCGCTGGCGCATATCTGGCAGGAGGACCTGGGATTTCGAGCCGCCGCGATTCGCAATCGGGCCGTTGCATCGACGAACGCCGACTACATTATCTTTACGGATGGAGATTGTGTTCCCTCCCGGCATTTCGTGCGTGTCCACAAGCGACTCGCCGAACCGGGTTACTTTCTCGGGTCGAATCGTGTGTTACTTGCCTCCGAGTTGACGAACCGTGTCGTGCACGAGCGGCTGCCGATTCATGCGTGGGGCGGAATCGAGTGGGTCCTTTCCTGGTCACGAAGGGAAGTCAATCGCGTCCTTCCATTGATGACATTACCTGATGGTGGGTTTCGAAAATGGACGCCCGGTCGTTGGAAAGGCATCAAGACCTGCAATCTCTCCGCGTGGCGCGCAGATTTGATCCGTGTGAATGGACTCGACGAGTCCTACGAGGGATGGGGGCTGGAAGATTCCGATCTGGTCATTCGACTTCTCCATGCCGGCGTGAAGCACAAGAACGCACGGTTCGCCGCGACAGTATTTCATTTATGGCACCCTGAACAGGATCGCATGAAACTTGCGACCAATCAGAAACGTTTGGATGAGCTGTTGCAATCGACGGCGGTGCGCGCCGCCATAGGACTTGATCGGCACGCTAGCCTCTGA
- a CDS encoding O-antigen ligase family protein, producing the protein MELSPWGIGRLQMEARRVAGWTTTALGFTVPIWVSADGILVALLVVCWLASGEWRERIRRITANPVAVSALLLFVWLLAGSLWGMGSLEERVLAVKKYADLLLIPLLISLAVDIHERNRALLALTASLMVTLLLSLALSVGFLPGSQALNCDRFNPCVFKKHTTHNVLMAFGALLFAVLAWKSSQRWVRWGLGGAAVLAAGNVLLMVQGRTGYVVLAGLAVMAFHMYFGWRGMLAAIVGLCLAFSAAYQVSSSFHQRVELVVSGTTQWNPQVAAADPVGWRLEFFYHTAEIIRDHPLMGVGTGGFVQAYRSRAVQPGMAVPPHPHNQYLFIMAQVGIVGLGLLLWLFVQQWRSTPLVGDAAYGLLARGLVVTIAVGCFFNPFLVDHTEKLFYCWFSGLMYSGIAPQLDTKT; encoded by the coding sequence AGGCGGGTGGCAGGTTGGACAACAACCGCCCTCGGCTTCACCGTACCGATCTGGGTGTCGGCGGACGGTATTCTTGTCGCCCTGCTGGTTGTGTGTTGGCTCGCAAGTGGAGAGTGGCGGGAACGAATCCGTCGAATCACGGCGAATCCGGTGGCAGTGAGCGCCTTGCTCTTGTTCGTGTGGTTGTTGGCCGGGTCTCTATGGGGAATGGGTTCTCTGGAAGAGCGAGTGCTGGCCGTAAAGAAGTATGCCGATCTGCTGCTGATTCCTCTGTTGATTTCGCTGGCGGTTGACATTCACGAGCGAAATCGCGCGCTCCTTGCGCTTACGGCATCGTTGATGGTGACGCTGCTGCTGTCCCTTGCCTTAAGTGTGGGGTTTCTTCCAGGGAGCCAGGCGCTCAATTGTGATCGGTTCAACCCATGCGTATTCAAAAAGCATACGACGCATAACGTGCTGATGGCCTTCGGTGCGTTGTTGTTTGCCGTGTTGGCTTGGAAATCTTCACAGAGGTGGGTGCGATGGGGGTTGGGAGGCGCCGCAGTCTTGGCCGCGGGTAATGTGTTATTGATGGTGCAGGGCCGAACCGGGTATGTGGTGTTGGCCGGACTTGCCGTGATGGCTTTTCATATGTACTTCGGATGGCGAGGCATGCTCGCGGCGATCGTGGGCTTATGCCTGGCATTTTCGGCGGCATATCAGGTTTCGTCTTCTTTCCATCAACGGGTGGAACTCGTCGTCTCCGGGACCACGCAATGGAATCCCCAGGTGGCGGCTGCCGATCCGGTAGGCTGGCGATTGGAATTCTTCTATCATACGGCCGAGATTATTCGGGACCACCCTCTGATGGGCGTCGGCACCGGAGGGTTTGTCCAAGCGTACCGCTCGCGTGCGGTACAACCCGGCATGGCAGTACCTCCCCACCCCCACAATCAATACCTCTTTATCATGGCGCAAGTAGGAATAGTCGGACTCGGCTTATTGCTCTGGTTGTTTGTACAACAGTGGCGCTCGACACCTTTGGTTGGTGATGCAGCGTATGGGCTGCTTGCCAGAGGACTGGTGGTCACCATCGCGGTCGGATGCTTTTTCAACCCTTTCCTCGTCGATCATACGGAGAAACTGTTTTACTGCTGGTTCTCCGGGCTGATGTATTCCGGGATTGCCCCACAACTCGATACGAAGACATGA